One window of Calliopsis andreniformis isolate RMS-2024a unplaced genomic scaffold, iyCalAndr_principal scaffold0091, whole genome shotgun sequence genomic DNA carries:
- the LOC143187598 gene encoding uncharacterized protein LOC143187598, with amino-acid sequence MANTQESVQLKSLRRQRASIKGQLTRIETYLKEGEHVEVHDLQIRKERVVELGKSFEEVQLGIELEDEVSNHDIEREQFERNYFKIVSTINRQLEGLRPSNAATSSVRKADSPNTVMIKQENTLLPKIEIKPYDGNPIEWHSFHDTFKTLVHDNLDIPSVQKFHLLKNALRGEIASVVSALNASEPNYLVAWDLLQKRCNKPRQIVQSHLKVLFELPEVMRDAPANLRSLAEQAQMHVKALATLGLPTGQWDAILVYMIGKKLDKITRRGWERTLENEDMPTFEQLLNFINKQARGEEIEIEVLSSHRRNVYQERSQRNNVGSRGHSYVATANSNKCVMCEGNHEIYQCNQFLKAAVRDRLEVIRRSRLCINCFRSNHVVKNCQATGSRKCKQKHNTLLHFNNENRVNLNNNSTQAVDHAGNSGSNANALTVTCGSEVLLGTAQIKILDRFNKEHDCRVLLDGGSQTHFITEELAEKLQLQKQAVNLTFSGLGQQATKAQYLVKTVVKARHSSFTSQVSFITLPFLTGLLPSRQVDRSNMQVPRNIKLADPEFHKPGKIDALLGNTLFFKLLSIGQIRLSNSAVILQKTLLGWILTGESNIQPKYRAPTLVNSFHIATSLDKTLNKFWEVESFVDKQFLSAEERAAEELFKQSTVRDTDGRYCVRLPFNERKQLLGNSREVALKRFYALERKLHLNKGLLDSYSEFLKEYEQLGHMTQVSVKETSKGFYLPHHAVVKESSETTKVRVVFDASAKSSTGVSLNETLLIGPNLQDTLYKLLLRFRSYSYVLTADIEKMFRQVKVHAEDRSYQRILWRNSQDQPVKTYELNTVTYGTASAPFLAVRCLQQLANDEQNKFPRAAAIFKRDFYMDDLLTGAATRDLALKIRDEAIALARVGGFNLRQWTSNDAELIKDLDTSNHERTLSLDIDETRKALGICWKPRIDEILYTIKSSENNSRSTKRTILSQIAQLFDPLGLLGPVIVRAKIIMQELWKANINWDDSVPQAILTMWLEFRKELPHLNKFSIPRNTVIDDPVTVQLHGFADASEAAYGACIYLRSVNKQGSCKVSLLCAKSRVAPVKSISLPRLELCAAKLLANLFKESRSALSHIRVERTVLWSDSTITLHWIKTSPHLLKTFIANRVSEIQEQTDVRAWRHISSPENPADFISRGLTPVQILNNQLWLKGPHWLSKHEDAWPSVDLPDIDIPETRNFKVLVASLDTAFFIDRFSSINKLNRVLAYILRFYNNCKGNLRITGELTNIEITNAHIYILKLVQAHTFEQEIRDLKNNTPINKKSKLLNLAPFIDGNGLLRVGGRLKHAHISYSHKHPIVLPRRHYITELIIREEHLKNWHAGIQATLNAVRHKYWPIDGKNFTRKIIHRCINCFKANPKVPEYIMGNLPRDRVTQARPFENAATHLELVTDLTTETCIAAIKRFFARRGKSRNLYSDNGSNFVGARNEIIEIQAFVNWSFSPPRSPHFGGLWEAAVKSFKKHLRATIGETVFTYEQFNSIIIEIEAILNSRPLTPLSSDPNDCIALTPAHFLIGGSLQTLPEYEISDIRKNRLSLWQHTQKIKQHFWNRWHREYLHELHTRSKWHVDANNNIKEGMLVLIREDNLAPLQWKLGRIMELHPGEDKIIRVVSVRTPLGIYKRSVKKLAPLPIEYM; translated from the exons ATGGCTAATACGCAAGAATCAGTGCAATTGAAGAGTCTTAGGAGACAGCGGGCTTCGATAAAGGGACAGCTTACACGTATAGAGACCTATTTGAAGGAGGGCGAGCATGTAGAGGTACACGACTTACAAATTCGTAAGGAAAGGGTAGTAGAGTTGGGCAAATCGTTCGAAGAAGTTCAGCTGGGTATAGAACTAGAGGATGAAGTTTCAAATCATGACATCGAAAGAGAACAGTTTGAAcgtaattatttcaaaatagtTAGTACAATTAACAGACAGCTTGAGGGATTGCGACCTTCGAATGCAGCAACAAGTTCAGTTAGAAAGGCGGATTCACCAAATACAGTGATGATAAAACAAGAGAACACGCTTCTACCAAAAATAGAGATCAAACCATACGACGGCAATCCAATTGAGTGGCATAGTTTTCACGACACCTTTAAAACATTAGTCCATGATAATCTAGACATACCATCGGTGCAGAAATTTCACTTATTGAAAAATGCTTTACGCGGGGAAATCGCGTCGGTCGTTTCCGCTTTGAATGCGTCAGAGCCTAATTACCTGGTAGCTTGGGATTTGCTGCAAAAGCGGTGCAATAAACCGCGTCAAATAGTTCAATCTCATTTAAAGGTTTTGTTTGAATTGCCAGAAGTAATGCGCGACGCACCTGCGAATTTAAGGTCTCTTGCAGAACAAGCGCAAATGCATGTGAAGGCACTAGCGACACTAGGTCTACCCACAGGCCAATGGGATGCAATTTTAGTTTATATGATAGGTAAAAAATTGGACAAAATTACAAGGCGCGGGTGGGAGCGTACTTTAGAAAATGAGGACATGCCCACATTCGaacaattattaaattttataaataagcAAGCGCGCGGTGAAGAAATTGAAATAGAAGTTCTTAGCTCACACAGGCGAAACGTGTATCAGGAGCGTTCTCAACGCAATAATGTCGGTTCCAGAGGTCATTCTTATGTAGCGACGGCAAATAGTAATAAGTGCGTTATGTGTGAAGGGAATCACGAAATATATCAATGTAATCAATTCTTAAAGGCAGCCGTTCGCGATCGGTTAGAGGTTATAAGAAGAAGTAGATTGTGTATCAATTGTTTTCGATCTAACCATGTAGTTAAGAATTGTCAGGCCACAGGTAGCCGGAAATGTAAGCAGAAACATAATACTTTGTTACATTTCAATAATGAAAATAGagtcaatcttaataataatagtacacAAGCAGTAGATCATGCAGGAAATTCCGGATCGAATGCAAATGCATTAACGGTCACTTGCGGTTCGGAAGTATTATTGGGTACTGctcaaataaaaatactagatAGATTCAATAAGGAACATGATTGTCGTGTGTTATTAGACGGAGGGTCACAAACTCATTTTATTACAGAAGAATTAGCGGAAAAATTACAGTTACAAAAACAGGCTGTTAATTTAACTTTCTCAGGCCTGGGGCAACAAGCGACCAAGGCACAATATTTAGTAAAAACTGTAGTTAAGGCGCGTCATAGTTCTTTTACAAGTCAGGTATCATTTATAACTCTGCCGTTTCTTACAGGACTGTTACCTTCACGACAAGTTGACCGCTCGAACATGCAAGTACCGCGAAACATTAAATTAGCAGATCCAGAATTTCATAAACCCGGAAAAATAGATGCATTGCTAGGGaatacattattttttaaattattaagtatTGGCCAAATTAGATTAAGCAATAGTGCAGTAATCCTGCAAAAAACATTACTAGGATGGATTCTTACGGGCGAATCCAACATCCAACCAAAATATAGAGCACCCACCTTGGTAAATTCATTTCACATAGCAACATCGTTAGACAAAACATTAAATAAATTTTGGGAAGTAGAGTCATTCGTAGATAAGCAGTTTTTGTCAGCAGAGGAAAGAGCTGCGGAAGAATTATTCAAACAAAGCACCGTAAGGGATACAGACGGCAGATATTGTGTCAGGCTGCCCTTTAATGAGCGAAAACAGCTCTTAGGGAATTCGCGAGAAGTAGCACTTAAGAGATTTTATGCATTGGAACGCaaattacatttgaataaaggATTACTAGATAGTTATAGTGAATTTTTGAAGGAATATGAGCAACTGGGACACATGACACAGGTCAGTGTAAAGGAAACAAGCAAGGGCTTTTACCTGCCGCACCACGCGGTGGTAAAAGAGTCCAGTGAAACAACTAAAGTACGTGTAGTATTCGACGCTTCCGCAAAAAGTTCAACTGGGGTTTCACTTAATGAAACGCTATTAATTGGGCCTAATTTGCAGGACActttatataaattattactCCGATTTCGTTCGTACTCATATGTTTTGACAGCAGATATTGAAAAAATGTTTAGACAAGTTAAAGTACATGCTGAGGATAGGAGTTACCAAAGGATCCTATGGCGCAATTCGCAAGATCAACCTGTCAAAACATATGAACTAAATACTGTAACCTACGGAACAGCATCAGCTCCGTTTTTAGCGGTACGTTGTTTACAGCAGCTGGCTAACGATGAACAGAACAAATTTCCCAGAGCAGCAGCTATATTCAAAAGGGATTTTTACATGGACGATTTGTTAACTGGAGCCGCCACTCGCGACTTAGCTTTAAAGATACGGGACGAAGCAATAGCATTAGCAAGAGTAGGAGGGTTTAATTTAAGACAGTGGACATCGAATGATGCAGAATTAATTAAGGATTTAGATACAAGCAACCATGAACGGACTCTTTCTTTAGACATCGACGAAACTAGGAAGGCATTAGGCATTTGTTGGAAGCCAAGAATAGATGAAATTTTATATACTATAAAGAGCAGCGAAAACAATTCTAGATCGACAAAGCGTACAATATTATCACAAATAGCCCAATTATTTGATCCCTTAGGTTTATTAGGGCCGGTAATAGTTAGAGCCAAAATAATTATGCAAGAACTGTGGAAAGCAAATATAAATTGGGATGATTCAGTACCACAAGCAATTTTGACTATGTGGCTGGAATTTAGAAAGGAATTACCGCATCTAAATAAATTTTCGATACCAAGAAACACTGTTATTGATGACCCAGTGACGGTTCAATTGCATGGGTTTGCCGATGCTAGTGAAGCGGCGTATGGGGCTTGCATCTACCTACGATCAGTCAATAAGCAAGGCAGCTGTAAAGTTAGTTTATTGTGTGCCAAATCACGAGTTGCCCCGGTAAAAAGCATATCATTGCCTCGCTTAGAACTGTGTGCGGCTAAGTTGTTAGCTAATTTGTTTAAGGAGAGCCGTAGCGCATTGAGTCATATTCGGGTTGAAAGGACTGTATTATGGTCAGATTCTACAATCACTTTGCATTGGATTAAAACATCGCCTCATCTGTTAAAGACATTTATAGCAAATAGGGTCAGCGAGATTCAGGAACAGACGGATGTTCGAGCCTGGCGACATATTTCGAGTCCAGAAAACCCTGCGGATTTTATATCCAGAGGTTTAACGCCAGTGcagatcctaaataatcaattgtgGTTAAAGGGTCCGCATTGGCTTTCAAAACATGAAGACGCGTGGCCGTCCGTAGATCTTCCTGATATCGATATCCCGGAAACGCGTAATTTTAAGGTTTTAGTAGCAAGCCTTGATACTGCGTTTTTCATAGATAGATTTTCGTCAATAAATAAGCTTAATAGAGTGTTAGCATACATATTACGGTTCTATAACAATTGTAAGGGTAACCTAAGGATTACGGGTGAACTaacaaacatagaaattacaaatgcacatatatatattttgaaACTAGTTCAAGCGCATACTTTTGAGCAAGAAATAAGGGATTTGAAAAACAACACTCCAATTAACAAAAAAAGTAAGTTGCTCAACCTAGCGCCATTTATTGATGGAAATGGCTTATTAAGAGTAGGCGGGCGATTAAAACACGCGCATATTAGCTACTCACACAAACACCCGATTGTATTACCGCGTCGGCACTACATTACAGAATTAATAATTAGAGAAGAACATTTGAAGAATTGGCATGCAGGTATACAGGCTACGTTAAATGCGGTTAGACACAAATATTGGCcaatcgatggaaaaaatttTACGCGTAAGATAATTCATCGTTGCATTAACTGCTTCAAGGCTAATCCCAAGGTACCCGAATATATTATGGGGAATTTACCAAGGGATCGGGTGACCCAAGCACGTCCATTCGAGAATgcag CCACTCATTTGGAACTAGTCACAGATCTGACTACAGAAACATGTATAGCCGCGATTAAACGTTTTTTCGCAAGAAGGGGAAAGTCTCGAAATTTATATTCCGACAACGGTAGCAACTTTGTTGGTGCGAGGAACGAAATCATAGAAATTCAAGCATTT GTCAATTGGTCGTTTTCTCCGCCTCGTTCACCGCATTTCGGAGGCCTATGGGAAGCCGCGGTTAAATCCTTTAAAAAGCATTTAAGAGCTACTATTGGAGAAACTGTGTTTACCTACGAACAATTTAATAGTATTATAATCGAGATCGAAGCTATTTTAAATTCCCGTCCACTAACTCCCTTATCCTCTGATCCGAACGATTGTATCGCATTAACACCTGCCCATTTCCTAATTGGTGGTTCGTTACAAACTCTGCCAGAATACGAAATCTCAGATATCCGAAAAAATAGGCTGTCACTGTGGCAGCATACCCAAAAAATTAAACAGCATTTTTGGAACAGATGGCACAGGGAATACCTACATGAGTTACACACTAGAAGCAAGTGGCATGTCGATGCCAACAACAACATCAAGGAAGGGATGCTGGTCCTAATACGCGAGGACAATCTAGCCCCGTTGCAGTGGAAGTTAGGCAGAATCATGGAGCTACACCCAGGAGAAGACAAGATCATCCGTGTAGTGTCTGTGAGAACACCATTAGGAATTTATAAAAGAAGTGTTAAGAAACTGGCGCCATTACCAATAGAGTACATGTAA